A genome region from Oenanthe melanoleuca isolate GR-GAL-2019-014 chromosome 2, OMel1.0, whole genome shotgun sequence includes the following:
- the LOC130249985 gene encoding chromodomain-helicase-DNA-binding protein 7-like, whose translation MADPGMMSLFGEDGNIFSEGLEGLGECGYPENTVNPMGQQMPMDQGFPALQSSLHHPPANQNQAKLTHFDHYNQYEQQKMHLMDQPNRMISNAPGNGIASPHSQYHNPPVPQVPHSSAAGGQMGVYPGMQNERHGQPFVDSGSMWGPRAVQVPDQIRAPYQQQQQQQQPQPTQPPQAPSGPPGQGHPQHMQQMGNYMARGDFSMQQHGQPQQQRMNQFSQGQEGLNQGNPFIATSGPGHLSHVPQQNPSMAPSLRHSVQQFHHHPPTALHGESVAHSPRFSPNPPQQGAVRPQTLNFSSRSQTVPSPTINNSGQYSRYPYSNLNQGLVNNTGMNQNLGLTNNTPMNQSVPRYPNAVGFPSNSGQGLMHQQPIHPSGSLNQMNTQTMHPSQPQGTYASPPPMSPMKAMSNPAGTPPPQVRPGSAGMPMEVGSYPNIPHPQPSHQPPGAMGIGQRNMGPRNMQQNRPFMGMSSTPREMGGHMRPNGCPGVGLADPQAIQERLISGQQLPSQQQSFQQQMPTCPPMQPHPGIHHQSSPPPHPHHQPWAQLHQSPQNTPQKVPVLQVSYFQLVENVLNDCKCLSGYTRTMVSKRLPLFNSLVCYWLCGFFGVRRLKVK comes from the coding sequence ATGGCAGATCCAGGAATGATGAGTCTGTTTGGAGAAGATgggaatattttcagtgaaggGTTGGAAGGTCTTGGAGAATGTGGATATCCTGAAAATACAGTGAATCCTATGGGTCAGCAAATGCCCATGGATCAAGGATTTCCCGCTTTACAGTCATCTCTTCATCATCCTCCTGCAAATCAAAACCAAGCCAAGTTGACCCATTTTGATCACTATAACCAATACGAACAGCAGAAAATGCACCTGATGGATCAGCCGAACAGGATGATAAGCAATGCCCCTGGGAATGGTATAGCGTCTCCTCATTCGCAGTATCACAACCCTCCAGTTCCTCAGGTTCCTCACAGCAGCGCTGCTGGTGGTCAGATGGGAGTCTATCCCGGCATGCAGAACGAGAGACACGGGCAGCCCTTCGTAGACAGTGGCTCCATGTGGGGACCACGGGCAGTTCAAGTGCCAGACCAGATAAGAGCACCGTaccagcagcaacagcagcagcagcagccacaaccGACACAGCCGCCACAGGCACCCTCCGGACCCCCTGGGCAGGGCCATCCTCAGCACATGCAGCAGATGGGAAACTACATGGCTCGTGGTGATTTTTCAATGCAGCAGCACggccagccacagcagcagaggatgaACCAGTTTTCTCAAGGCCAAGAAGGCCTCAATCAGGGAAACCCTTTCATTGCCACCTCAGGACCTGGCCACTTGTCTCATGTGCCCCAGCAGAATCCCAGTATGGCACCTTCCTTGCGACACTCAGTCCAGCAATTTCACCACCATCCCCCTACTGCTCTCCATGGGGAATCAGTAGCCCACAGTCCCAGATTCTCCCCTAATCCTCCCCAGCAGGGTGCTGTTAGGCCGCAAACACTTAATTTTAGTTCTCGGAGCCAGACGGTACCCTCACCTACTATAAACAACTCAGGGCAGTATTCTCGATATCCTTACAGTAACCTTAATCAGGGATTAGTTAATAATACAGGGATGAATCAGAATTTAGGCCTTACAAATAACACTCCAATGAATCAATCTGTACCAAGATACCCAAATGCTGTCGGATTTCCATCAAACAGTGGTCAAGGACTAATGCACCAGCAGCCCATCCACCCTAGTGGCTCACTTAACCAAATGAACACGCAAACTATGCACCCTTCACAGCCTCAGGGAACTTATGCCTCTCCACCTCCCATGTCACCTATGAAAGCAATGAGTAATCCAGCAGGTACACCTCCTCCACAGGTTAGACCTGGTAGTGCTGGAATGCCAATGGAAGTTGGCAGTTACCCAAATATACCCCATCCTCAGCCGTCACACCAGCCCCCTGGTGCCATGGGAATTGGACAAAGGAATATGGGCCCCAGAAACATGCAGCAGAATCGTCCATTTATGGGTATGTCTTCAACACCACGGGAGATGGGTGGGCACATGAGACCAAATGGTTGTCCAGGTGTTGGCCTTGCAGATCCACAAGCAATACAAGAGCGACTAATATCTGGCCAGCAGCTTCCTAGTCAACAGCAGTCTTTTCAACAGCAAATGCCAACCTGTCCTCCCATGCAGCCTCATCCAGGGATACATCATCAGTCTTCACCACCCCCACATCCTCATCATCAGCCTTGGGCACAGCTTCACCAGTCACCACAAAACACACCACAAAAAGTGCCTGTCCTTCAGGTAAGCTACTTCCAATTagtagaaaatgttttaaatgacTGTAAATGTCTTTCAGGATACACAAGAACTATGGTTTCAAAACGTTTGCCCCTGTTCAACTCCCTTGTTTGTTATTGGttatgtggtttttttggtgtacGGAGGCTGAAGGTAAAATGA